The DNA segment CAGATGGTTCGTTTACCTCAACATCCACTGGTtggctgcttgctgctcccattggccgcaGTTTGCTGTCCTGGCCAATGCACACTGAGCACGCAGGTGGAATGGCAGAGATGTCATCACTGAATCAGAGAACCACATGATTAGAAGGGAAcacaagggtcatctagtctaacgCCCACCAAGATACAGGATTTGTTGTGTATACACCATCCAAGGCAGATGGTTATCCAGCCACCATTAAAGAAGGTTACACAACCTCCTGAggcagtctgttccattgtcctactGTTCTTACAGGCAGGaggtttttcctgagatttaatttaaatttgttatgctgtagtttgaacccaTTTCCTCTTGTCCTGCTCCTTGTggcaaaagaaaaatacttttgtACATAATTTTTTAAGGACAGCCTTTCATGCACACTGAAGACTAATTACCCCTcttcatctcctcttttccaaattaaacatatCCAGTTCCTTCAtccttttcttgtttgtttgcctACCAttcctttgatcatctttgtcacCCTAATCCCTTCTCACTCTCCTCTTACTCTGCTTTACTGCTGTGAAGCTTTGTCTTCTATAGGGAAAATGGTGTATTCTTACCCCATATTAGCTAAAACATGGCAACTAACAAGTCCTAGTGAAAACAAGGCAGTTTGTAATTTCAACTTGAGTTAGATGAGGGTTTTCTCTCCCTCTTGTGTTTACCTCAGTCTTGTAAAACCTAGACTGGCTTTTCTTTACTAGCATCTTATCATGTGTTATCTACCACAAGAGCTACTAGATGGTAAGAACAAACCTTTTTTTTAAGTGAAGACCCAACATGAGTGTGTATCTGTTGTCATGCTGACTAATGCTGACTGCACTGTCCATCTGCTTTATGCTGCTATGACATCCTTGTCAATGGAGTAGAAATCTGCAACCTCAAAATAAATTGCCAGGAAGAAGAGAAGCAAATGAATATATAAAATGAATTAACAAATGGCTGTATACATTTGCCAAGGTTCAGTTAAATTGCATTATTCTGTGAAAAAGCCAGTTTTTACCAATGGTTTATAAAAGACCATAGAAAAGGTGAAGTcctgggggagggtgggaaagaCTATTGGCTATTACAAGGTTGTTCAAGCCCACAGACTGCAAGACCAATACAAGACATGTTGCTCTTGCCCTCATTTCTGGTATTGTAAGACTTTGTTCAGACAAGGAGAGCTATTGCCTTAATGTCTGAATATAAAAAAAGTAGTGCATGGTTGCAGAGCTCTGAGAAAGAAATATATAGGGTACCAGTAGCAAGTAAAAGAAGGAACTCCAAAGGGTTAAAGTGAACTTTAGTCATAGTGATCACCCTCTGGTATTGTGCAGTCATAAATTTTCTCAGTTTATGGAGTGTTGTTGATGGCAGGCAATTCTTTGTTGAAAGTTAAGTGCTCTTTTATATGAATAAATAAAGAAGGCTTTGGTTTGAACACATACATTATTTTGACAAATGTTTATTGGAAAGCCAATTATGGATTCGTAAATCAGTGCTATCTGTGGTACATCAGGTGAGCTCACCAGTGCCACCAGATGTCACACTGGATACCAGCAGGGTAATTAAAACAATTTCATGGTACTCTGTCCCTCTTCCCTAAGTCTGACAGTAGTCAAAACAGGAAGAAATTGTTTATCTTTGATTTAACTTATTAAAATACTTGTTGCAAGATGTCATGGCCATACTTaacggaaaaaaaaaacatttgttttcaatTTGCAGTTAGATTAAAATGACAAGGTCAAGCACAATGCATAAGCTGTCTGACAAATGAATTTTAAAGGCAGCCCAGCAGAGAAGGggtgagcgggggaggggagagagagagcgagagagcgagagagaacaATTTTATTTGAACTCTATCTCTAGGAGAGATTTtggggatttttcaaaagtgcccattgcttctttaaaatgtgtttatcATTCATATGCACATTTCTTCATTTTTTGGTGCCCTCACCTATGTTCATTCTGATTTTAGCATTAGCAACAGAGTCAGAAGTCACAAGTTCCTTTGTGAGGGTGGAACTCTCAAACCAGAAGAGGGAGCATGTCTGAAAGACTGGAAGCGCACTTACTGCACAGACTTTCATACTCTGTCTTCTTCTTTCCTGATCACCGTTTGAGAGAGGCAGGGATTTCTCCAACGAAGGGTGTTCTGGCAATCCACGCTTGTCACCAGTAGGGAACATAAGATTGAGGTAAACTTTACAGCAGAGGTGgtaggtgaagctgctgcttggggaggccaAGCTCACCAGCATgtgcccctgcccacacacaacaCCTGATCTGctcaggctctgccccttcctcagaactccaccccctccccaccatctccTTCTATTCTGCTCCCCCATTCCAGCCACATCATTAGACCCAAATATAGTGAATGGCATTTTGGGGGGTGAGGGAGAaaacactcttctaaaatttctttccaaagaaaatggagcatgtttctCACTGTATGCCAGAGTGTGAAAACTAGACATGCAGAAGGTCTTTAATTAAAAgtactaaatttgggaataaaatatGTCAATCCCAGGTTTTTGGTATACCTTGAAGTTTGTCAgcgatttatttgcaaaaactttgcaGTAAGGGCAGGTCAGCTGTCCTGCAGAAGACAACATTCTGCATTATGGAATACATGGTGCAGCCTTTTTTTGTTTCACCTTTTCTTCTAagctggttttatattttaaatatactcttaaCCCTTCAtaaagtacaacaagaagtcttgtggcaccttatagactaacagatattttggagcatcagctttcatctgatgaagcgggtctttgcccacgaaagctgatgctccaaaatatctgttagtctataaggtgccacaagaattcttgttgttctcgaagctacagactaacacggctacctctctgataccttcaTAAAGTAATTATTCCAAATTACTACATATCTAAACTCATCAAAACAAAGATATTATTTTACATTAATCAGTCAAAGCAGTTGAGTGCATTCATGACAAAGTTATTTGCTTTGCAAAGCATGGGAACACTCCTTTATCTTGCATGATTTTCATAACAAGATGTTTATGAATGTCACTATATGCTCATGTTAAAAATTTTTggaagtaagggcactttgaagatGCGCGGGTACATGGgttgctggtgcttcaaagttgctaacttctaACTGCCCAAGACAAAACTTAGCAAATGCATCATAGCACCTCTCTGCTATGTCCCACTGAGGCTAATTACCATGCTGCCTTCGAAgaagtgggctagtgtagacacagccagaccgTGCATCTATGCacatttttttagagatgtgatttcatAATCTTCTtctgccacaaactaatgaaatatttaaagcaaattttaaactaaagcaCTGCAGATGTAGTAAAGCACAACTGTTTTTTCAGTAAATTCAGGGTTAGCACTTGCCTATTTAATGATTTAATTActacttaatggctctttcacaggttcaatgttatgctaataggccTCGCAAGCTGGCAGGCTTTTTACTTTTAAGTTAAGAGATCCACTTAAAGGGGAAGAGTCACCAGTATGCAAGCTGTGACAGCCTGCTCTGGGAGCCTTCAGTGATCATGAGAACTTGGATAGGATGCTGTAAGAGTACCAAGACCTCTTTTACCCGCTGCTTATGCTTTCCAGTAAAtatactatggctacgtctacacgtgaagcctacatcgaagtagcttatttcgatgtagtgacatcgaaataggctatttcgatgaataacgtctacacgtcctccagggctggcaacgtcgacgttcaacatcgacgttgcgcagcaccacatcgaaataggcgctgcaagggaatgtctacacgccaaagtagcacacatcgaaataagggtgccaggcacagctgcagacagggtcacagggcggactcgacagcaagccgctcccttaaagggcccctcccagacacagttgcactaaacaacacaagatccacagagccgacaactggttgcagaccctgtgcatgcagcatggatccccagctgcagcagcagcagcccgaagccctgggctaagggctgctgcacacggtgaccatagagccccgcaggggctggagagagagcgtctctcaacccctcagctgatggccgccatggcagaccccgcaatttcgaagttgcgggacgcacaacaactacacgatccctacttcgacgttgaatgtcgaagtagggcgctattcccatcccctcatggggttagcggcttcgacgtctcgccgcctaacgtcgatgttaacatcgaaatagcgcccaacacgtgtagctgtgacgagcactatttcaaagttagtgccgctacttcgaagtagtgtggacatgtagacacggcttatatgcgatagatctgaaaaagtgggtctgtcccagaaagctcatcacctaataaattattttgttagtctttaaagtgctacatgattgctggtttgtttttttacaatAAATATGTACATCTTCCTAATAATTAATACTAGGATATGGGTTAAATTTGTGTACACTAGAACTTAATAGGGTAAAACAGTGAACTGGACCTGATCTAATTAGCACAGTGTAAGGTGACTATATATGACCCATTTCCTGCCTAATTAATTGACACATAAGAGGTGAATGGAGATTAGGGATTGATAGAAAGTACAGGAAGACTTGTGgggcacagaaagaaagagaatggGAAAAAGTGATGGATGGGTGGCCCAATGCAAGACAATGCACACACACTGGAATGGAGATAAGGAGCTGAATGCCTTAATGGGAATTAGAAGGATCAGCCCCACTGAAAAAGCAAGGAGCAAGGAAAGAGCACAGTTTAGTTTCTGCTCTGTCTTTTCACCTGAAACACCAACAGTAAACTCAGTCAAGGATTTACAAGTCAAGCTGTAATCTTTCTGCTTGAGACAGCTACATCATTACTGGTAATAAAGATGCCACGGGCTAAAGTCAGTCCTCAGCCATATCTGTGCCTCCATCACTCTATTCAGTGTCAGATTTAGATGAAGGCACAACTTAGCCCAACAGTCTGGACACAGCTACAATTCTGTTGAGAAGGTGTGGACTGGGATGGAATCTCGTACCCTCTGATGACTTGTACCATAAAGTAGACATGCCCTTCAATATGCTAAAGAAATAAGCAGgtatttgtatatagttatttttatttttataagtgTAAGTGTACTTTAAGTACCACTGATCATCCTGTTGAGTTCCAGCATCAAAAAAAAGTCCCACTCTCCAGTTGCCAGTATGTGGAAGTGTTCTCTGACTGCCAGTTCTGTAAATGCTTCTTGCTGCACTCGCTTTTTCCTGCATGTCACCAGTGATGAAGCATCTGCAATCCAAAGTATGCCGTTAGTCACATTTCTGGAAATCCATTGCCTTTGAAGCACTTACACAGATGGAACTGACTGTCCTTGTAAGGGGAACTCAGAACCATGTGGTTGATGAGACAACAGAAGGAAAAGAATCCACCTCTACGTCTCTTAGATGTGTTGCTTTTGCAGGGCTGATGAGAATAACACAGAGTAAAAAGCTTATTGTGATCAATGCAGTAAACAGACAAGAcacaatacacacacaaaatagctcTGCAGGGCTTTAAGGGGTTTAGGTCCATCACAATGTCAGACATTCCCCCAAAGTTTAAGGGACTCTTTCTATTCAAACAGACATTTTCCTGGTGTAATCCATCGGTCCCACTTACCTCCTAATTCCCTATGCTCAACCTCGGTTTTCTCCCTGGCCCATTTTCTCTGCTCCAATGATGACACTAATTGGATGTGTGATTCCTCATGGAGGAGAGAAGAGCAGGAAGGAGGGTGAGGAACTGAGGAGGACTGAGCAGGTGACTCACTCTTTATAACAGGATTAAATTCCAACAGCTCTCAGCTGTTCCTCCCTGTTTCATTTATCAAACAGCTCTAGCTATTCATTTACTTTCCTTGTGTAACATGTATTAAGCACTTTAAATAACTCTATTAAACAATTATCTAGCTTCACTGAAGtctttgaaagcacctttctacAAAAATATGTTGTTTTGTGACCACATCACTTCTTGGAGAGAGCCCTAAATCAACAGTACATTGGAAGAACTATACTGTCTTTCTCCAGTGGCAGACACAAAGCTGAATCATATGAAGCCGTGCAGCTGTACCGGAGAACTGTATACCTCCCTGTGCTGAGACTAACAGTTGAAGCGTTAGGCTTAAAAACTATTCGGAGAAATAAGTTTTAAGGGAGATATCTCTTTCTATAGGTGAGATTCCTGCCACCAACTATTTAGACTATGGTGCTGGTATAATCCAGGATGACAGCATAGGGATGAAATAGGAGGGTGTGTTACTAGAGCACAGGTAAAATGTACTGATTGAGCACATCTCTCCAAAAACTTTTTCCGGACAGGTTTCTATTGCATGGTGGCCACAAACTAAAGTTTTTTCTTCCCTGGTGGAAGCCCCGGGgagattgggggaggggggtgcctggGTTTGTAGCTACACTGCTGATTAAATAAATGAACTTTTTCCACTGGGCAGGTAAAACCTGTCTTCTGCCATCCCTGGGTTCATATGCAGTTAACAGCACAACCCTTGGTTATTTCAGATGCAGCTCAAGCCTTTCCCACTGTCAAGTAAGAAGATGTGAACCTTGTTTTGGAGAGAAGtacatttcagaaagaaaaacaatatcaACAGTAACttgatttggttttatttttgaaaccaTTTTATATgggacttttttattttatttattttgcaagtCATGGGAAAACACCAATATGAAAGAACTGCTTAGTTCATTTAATGAAATCTTGTAGAGAAGCAGAACAGAACCGATAATAATTCTGAACTGATAACAACTATAGTAGCTCTCTTTGTCTGAACAAAGTCTGACTTGAAATGGGCATTATAAGCAAGTAAAGATACAGTAATTAACAGTCCAGGTTGTATTTGCTTTGATAtgcacatatttcaaaatgtaCATAATTCTATTCTGTTCATTGCATTATGAAGTTTCTTATTCTGATTCCTTTTTCTCTTGCTAGTCCGTCAACTGTGTCTGAAGCACCCTCTTGCTTGAAATAAATTGCAGGGTGGAAAactgaataataaataataagacaAATAACACCTAGCCCCAGAGTGAGAACAACTGTGATGCtcaaaaatagaaaatatggTTGCTCAGTAACTGAAGTCTTCCAGTACAAACATCCACAGATTATGCCGAAAGTTACAAGTCCATGAGTGGTGTAATAAATAGAAattacagtttttgttttttcaccctttacattaaaaaatgtaaaaataagaaTGATTCCAACAACAGTCCTATATAAAAATTCCATGCTCTTAGATTTGCAAAATGTAGTGTGCTGTTTCAAAGCCCAGCTGAAGCCCAAAGTCCAAAGAAATATTAGCAGAATTATACTACTTATGATACTTAATAGGTTAGCTAGTGCAATACTCAGTATCCAAGAAGTCAGTGTGAGCAGTTTATACAAGAGGTACATTAACTTAGGAGGCATCCCAGCAAACTGATTTTTGTCAGGCAGAGATTTCCGTAATGATATCTGATAGTCAAGAGTtgaccaggaaatgctgcagaaagaAGTGATGATGGATGCatctaaataaaacaaaaggatAGATCTTAGTTCCATGGGAAAATCTTCTCATGCTTTACTTAAACATTCTTTATAACTCAGAGAAAGAATGGTCCAGTTGTCAAGGGCACTTGAGAGATCCAGGGTCAGTTGCTTGCTCTACTACTAATTtcagtgtgaccttgggcaagtcatagAGCTTTTTGGCGGAATAATTCCCCATTCCTTCACAGCTGCGCACAGAGGGGcggcacagcactgctgcagcatttcaaaggggcctggggcaacttccTCTTTTGCCCCTTCCATCGACTAACCCGGCACTATCCTACTTCACAGAAGTGTTGTGAAGAGAAACACATTACAGACCAGGAGGTGCTCAGTCATGGGAGCTACAGAAGTACCTTAGGTATCTACCCAGTCAATAAGCAAAAACAAAGTtgtctattctgaaataactcagtTACATCGATTAGCTTTCGTTATCAAAGTTATTGTCAAGTATTACTACATATCACAATGAAACTTTTCCCAGGGCTGAATAAAATGGGTAATCCAATAGaggtttttaattaaatgttaaataaaattgTACTGGGATGCAACGGGGAATACTTTAAAGCGTTACACAATACTAGGAATTGTCTTCTCAGCGGAGATTGAACTACTTTAACTACATTTAACTTCTAATGAGAAAGACTCACATTGACTGAAGGCAGCCTTGTCCTGCTCCATCAGGACATAAATCTGGAGAATGAGCTGAGGCGTGGTCTCCAAGAAGGTCTTAAATACCCTCAGCATACTCATATCAGTCATTGCATCAATGGCGCCTTTGTGAACAACACTGAGAGGGCTCCCAGAACATTTATCTCCTGAGCTGTTTTGTTTATATGCAGCCTGGTAGCCGTCTTTCAATGCAAACCAGTATCtacaaaaagaaaatatatatatatatatgtaaaggTAAATATATATGTAAAAACAGACAGGGGAGGGGTGTGCAGTGGAGTTAAGCACTGTTCTAGAAAACGGTGACAACTAATTAAGATTTTGTTCTGAATTcatattattatttgtttttaattctccTTGCATGCAAGCCACCACTTCTTACCAAATGAAAAACTCACACTGAGGTTAATGATAGTGATAGGTGCAATCTAAGAATTTAAACTGAAAGGAATGAGATTGTCTTAAGTAAAACTACGGCTAGAGTTAcagtacagcgatctgttgacagaagttaccgttggaagagatcttctaaaacttctgtcaatagatcgtggccacacacaaaagctaatcagaagagcgctccgctctgttggcagagtggctggacagcccggctgctctctcgacaaacaggcacctggaagcacagcagacagggcagcccattgttctggatgccctcgCTCTCAAGAGAAGgatccccagagcatccacacaacttttttgtcaacagaacttatTGACAACAGTGTTATGACTCATGCGTcagtggcagaatgctgccagcaaaagtgctgagttttgtcaacaaactgtcaaggAAACTCAtttggtgtgtggatgttccactagttttgttgacaaaaccgcggttttgtcagcaaaactcacaagtgtaaccgtagcctatcTGAATGAATTAACTATAATTTCTTTAGATGGGATATATATCTGAATCTTCCCTTTGCTGCCTTTTTTGTCCCCTTCTCTTAAGGAAAACACTCTTGTTTATTTTTCATGCACCCAAATCCCTAAATGTACACTTGCAAACTGGAGACTGTGCATACATAAAACTATGTGTGCATATATCCCCTACCCTGCACATCAGCAGATTTGCGTATCCACATCAAATTTGCATGTTCTTTTGTAGCtccatttttgaaaatctaaCCCTAATTATTTAAActgttttctaaataattttcagTACAGTTAATAACTCTCAGGACACTTGTGATCATACATACATTTCATACAGTGACAGACTTCATGACCTGGATGGCATCATATGACAAATCATATTCTCTGTCATATATGGAGTGCATATCAACAACCTCCCAAAAGAGTTCTATTTTTGTCCTTAAGGCCATTTTATTACCATTTTCCGTGAAAGAAAACTAAATGGAATAATTCATTATACTTGAACTAGTGAATCATGACAGATGTACTTCCTGCTTTGTGAAGTGCCTTTTCTGTTCTAGAATCTGTGTTGCCATACGGGACACCTAGATGTAATTGCCAGTACCAACTCATTTGTTTTTCAGCCCTAGAGAAGTTGGCAGAGCTGTGGAAATAGTGTTTAGTGAAGGGAAGTCTTGAGCGAAGGGAATCCTAAACTCTAGTCAAAAGAGACACCATTTGGATATTTAAGAAAGCAACTGGGATcacctgcacaaaaaaaaaaaaaaaaaaaaaaaaaagatggctgCACGCAGATATTGGACCAGATCCCCATCTGGTATAAATCAGTGTAGATCCTTTCATATCAAGAGTTACACCTGTACTAGTTGATGATCTCACCCATTGCCTCCAAAATGGAGGTTTAAAGTAGAGTGGGGAATGCCCGGCAGATACTACATAGGTTGAACTGATTCTAAAAACACAGCCTCTGAGGGCTAATTACCTCATTTATTTCCCACaacactatttagaaataagccaatAATCTTTCAGAACCAGTTAGCAATGAACACACAAGAGAGAAAATCCCTTAATAAATACCTACGTAAGCCTAACTCCTGTCATCTTTCAAGGCAAACTAACAGTCTCTCCTACTGGGTGTTTGCCCAGTCTCTGCTTTTAAGTGATTCATAAACACCTGGTGTGGAAATAGCTGCTGAAAAGCGAACATTCAATTACCACTGAGTCCATTTTCAAATCCTGGAACTTCCAACGGCCTTGTGCGGAGAACCTGTTCTGATTCTACTATGGGCAAATGAGCAGGAAAAAAGCCATTCCCTAGGGAATTTACTTATTTTGTCTTCTTCTTACAATGTTCTTTCCCACGGTTTAAGATTTTTTCAcaatgccttttttgtaaaaaaaaaaaaaaaaaaaaagaggtgccaatactcagtcagctctccaccccatccccccagccagccccatggccggggctgctgaggtgctggtactccgTACTGGCACATTAAAAGCACTGGTTTTCCATATCTGAGGAGGCTTGTTCCCGCTCAAGTATCTACTAATTGTGAGCAAATTTTAGAATTTTGGTTTAGGCTGAAAGTAGTATCCAAAAGTTTAGACAAGTGTCTGAAATGTTCAGACTTctttgcttttgaaatcagactgtgcaagaaaaaaaacccttttaacTCTTTGTGTCTGAAATCCCATTAAAACAACCAAGGctgttttcagaaatgctgaaacATCATAAACTGTCTAAAGCTCACAAATATTCATAATTTGGGGTAATTTTTTAATTTAGTTCAAACATTTTTCACATCACTAAAATATACACCCTCATCAAAATGTCTTGTGCACAAAAAATGCTGCAAAATTATAATTTATAATACAATTATAAAATTATAATACAAGGTTTATAATAGACACCACTCCTCTTCAAAAGAGAGCTGTTTCAGAGCAGAAAGAGCTGAGGCGTGCAGTATCAAAACTTTTTGCAAGGCACATATTCAAGTAAATAATTTCTACGTACCCTTTGCTGCACACATGCAGTATCCATGTATGTTTTCTTATACTGCTGCCCATCACCATAGTACCTGAGATTTTTCCATGTAAAactaatacagattgaacctctctcgtccagcacccttgggacctgaccagtgccggatgagaaaatttgccagaccatcaacgatcaatattatctagcatcattatcaatacttccacagcttactggctCTTAAATGACcttttagggtaaattacagctaaacagcagcacggaacactgagagccaggactggttatTGGTAACAAACTtcgtgggaccacaggaaacttggccacactcatgataagtggctgcccatctaactaaaatcatgccagattacggatgttgccggacgagagagtgtgactggagaggttcaatctgaaGTGACATTTTGCCATGATTCTAATGCAGGGGCTGTTTAAGCAAATTTCAGGTTCCTTGTAGAGCCATTCTAGTGGGTTTCCAGTTACAAGTCCCTACGTTTGGCTAGCAAACTCTTCTgtggtgctaatgaggtgttccACTCACCAGGGATGTGGTGGGAGAAAATGGTGATTGTTTACAGAAATGGTGACTGCATCTGAGAAATGGTTT comes from the Carettochelys insculpta isolate YL-2023 chromosome 2, ASM3395843v1, whole genome shotgun sequence genome and includes:
- the XKR9 gene encoding XK-related protein 9; the encoded protein is MKFTKWNFTMSVFGIVIYVADIAADLWVASNYFCEGQYFFAILTLAFRLLASIIIQIFSYEWFKEDGEISGPGKLNWIFLLHFLHGGIFIRYWFALKDGYQAAYKQNSSGDKCSGSPLSVVHKGAIDAMTDMSMLRVFKTFLETTPQLILQIYVLMEQDKAAFSQYASIITSFCSISWSTLDYQISLRKSLPDKNQFAGMPPKLMYLLYKLLTLTSWILSIALANLLSIISSIILLIFLWTLGFSWALKQHTTFCKSKSMEFLYRTVVGIILIFTFFNVKGEKTKTVISIYYTTHGLVTFGIICGCLYWKTSVTEQPYFLFLSITVVLTLGLGVICLIIYYSVFHPAIYFKQEGASDTVDGLAREKGIRIRNFIMQ